One stretch of Pseudomonas fluorescens Q2-87 DNA includes these proteins:
- the cobM gene encoding precorrin-4 C(11)-methyltransferase: protein MTVYFIGAGPGDPELITVKGQRLIRSCSVIIYAGSLVPAAVLEGHCAEQVINSAELHLEQIIELINNAHRKGLDVARVHSGDPSLYGAIGEQIRCLRELDIPFEIIPGVTATSACAALLGAELTLPDISQSLILTRYADKTAMPVGEELNSLAQHGATMAIHLGVNHLEKIVDELLPHYGVDCPIAVIHRATWPDQDWVMGTLADIAAKVQVKGFRRTALILVGRVLGNDVFSESSLYRAGHAHLYRP, encoded by the coding sequence ATGACCGTTTACTTCATCGGCGCCGGCCCCGGCGACCCGGAACTGATTACCGTCAAAGGCCAGCGGCTGATTCGCAGCTGCTCGGTGATTATCTACGCCGGCTCCCTGGTGCCGGCTGCCGTGCTTGAGGGCCATTGCGCTGAACAGGTGATCAACAGCGCCGAGCTGCACCTGGAACAAATTATCGAATTGATCAATAACGCGCATCGCAAAGGCCTGGACGTGGCCCGGGTGCATTCCGGCGACCCGAGCCTGTACGGCGCCATCGGCGAGCAGATTCGTTGCCTGCGGGAGCTGGATATCCCTTTCGAGATCATCCCGGGCGTGACCGCAACCTCAGCCTGCGCCGCCCTGCTCGGTGCGGAATTGACCCTGCCGGACATTTCCCAAAGCCTGATCCTCACCCGCTACGCCGACAAGACTGCGATGCCCGTCGGAGAAGAACTGAACAGTCTGGCGCAACATGGGGCGACCATGGCGATTCACCTGGGGGTCAATCATCTTGAAAAAATCGTCGATGAATTGCTGCCCCACTACGGCGTGGATTGTCCGATTGCAGTGATTCACCGGGCGACATGGCCCGATCAGGATTGGGTGATGGGAACGCTGGCTGATATTGCCGCGAAGGTACAGGTCAAGGGGTTTCGCCGAACGGCGTTGATCCTGGTGGGGCGTGTACTGGGTAATGATGTATTCAGCGAATCATCGCTGTACCGAGCCGGGCATGCGCATCTCTACAGACCCTGA
- a CDS encoding cobalamin biosynthesis protein → MSIGPMLVAGLGCQRGSPVSALRALLDQTLLAHGIALAQVQALASIDLKRDEPALLELASQLALPLICFSVEQLSAYQERLSHRSEIAFQRTGCHGIAESASLALADQMGAMPATLLVTRQKALKVTLALAQVW, encoded by the coding sequence ATGAGCATCGGCCCAATGCTGGTGGCCGGCCTGGGCTGCCAGCGCGGCAGTCCGGTCAGTGCGCTGCGGGCATTGCTCGACCAAACGCTGCTGGCCCATGGCATTGCGCTGGCGCAGGTGCAGGCCCTGGCCAGTATCGACCTCAAGCGTGACGAACCGGCCCTGCTGGAATTGGCCAGCCAACTGGCACTGCCGCTGATTTGTTTCAGTGTCGAGCAGTTGAGTGCCTATCAAGAGCGCCTCAGTCACCGCTCCGAGATCGCCTTCCAGCGCACCGGCTGCCATGGCATCGCCGAAAGCGCCTCCCTGGCCCTGGCCGATCAGATGGGCGCGATGCCCGCAACGTTGCTGGTTACTCGACAGAAAGCCCTTAAGGTGACGCTGGCATTGGCGCAAGTCTGGTAA
- a CDS encoding CbtA family protein: MIKRIARTAGFSGLLAALLLTLLQSFWVSPLILQAETFEKAPTAEVHEHADGAAHTHDAEAWEPQDGWQRVLSTTGGNLVVAVGFALMLAGLYTLRAPTRTSQGLLWGLAGYATFVLAPTLGLPPELPGTAAADLAQRQMWWIGTAASTAVGIALIAFGRHWLLKLLGLATLLVPHVIGAPQPEVHSTLAPEALESQFKIASQVTNAAFWLALGVISAWLFRRHGQTHHDA, encoded by the coding sequence ATGATCAAGCGTATCGCCCGGACCGCAGGCTTCAGCGGATTGCTGGCCGCCCTGCTGCTGACCCTGCTGCAAAGTTTCTGGGTATCGCCGCTGATTCTCCAGGCCGAGACCTTTGAGAAGGCCCCGACGGCCGAAGTCCATGAACACGCCGACGGCGCTGCCCACACCCATGATGCCGAGGCCTGGGAGCCGCAGGACGGCTGGCAGCGCGTGCTGTCCACCACGGGCGGCAACCTGGTGGTCGCGGTGGGTTTCGCGCTGATGCTGGCGGGCCTGTACACCTTGCGTGCGCCGACTCGCACCTCCCAAGGCTTGCTCTGGGGACTGGCCGGTTATGCCACGTTCGTGCTGGCGCCAACCCTTGGTCTTCCACCGGAACTGCCCGGCACCGCCGCGGCGGACCTGGCCCAACGGCAAATGTGGTGGATCGGTACCGCGGCGTCTACGGCAGTGGGCATCGCCCTGATCGCCTTCGGCAGGCACTGGCTGCTCAAGCTGCTGGGCCTGGCGACATTGCTGGTGCCCCATGTCATCGGCGCACCACAGCCGGAAGTCCACTCGACGCTCGCCCCCGAAGCCCTTGAAAGTCAGTTCAAGATCGCCTCGCAAGTGACCAACGCCGCGTTCTGGCTGGCCTTGGGCGTTATCAGCGCCTGGCTGTTCCGCCGTCACGGCCAAACCCATCACGACGCATGA
- the cobN gene encoding cobaltochelatase subunit CobN gives MHLLRTQPGGFVSDDNIADLGQTPAELVILCSGDSSLALLAEAAKQLPGDYPEFRLANPMQVQNHASVDLYFDDVLRHAKVILLSLHGGIGYWRYGIERLMELAGRGVKLILIPGDDRPDPELSDLSNVPFEDRDRLWQFLRQGGLGNALDLFHNVGSQWFGRDYAWAEPQTLPRTAIYHPGKTNASLGDWQADWQAEQPVAAVLFYRSHLQAANTAFVDVFCQRLQAAGLNPLPIAVASLKEPGCLALVEDWLDEVAAGVILNTTGFAQSSPEAPHLRPFRRDIPVIQAICAQDNEPGWRASEQGLGPRDLAMHIALPELDGRIISRPISFKDLAWRSERSQSDVVCYRAVPERMDFVAELARRWTTLARLPNAEKRVALILANYPTRDGRIGNGVGLDTPAAALNILRAMQTEGYLLPAELPGSGTALIQQLLGGVSNDLDSLDLRPCHQSLALEAYQAMFDALPEGNRQAVLERWGGAEKDPMFRDGRLMVAGLRLGLTFVGIQPARGYQVDPSAVYHDPDLVPPHGYLAFYFWLRNTYGAHAVIHVGKHGNLEWLPGKGVGLSENCWPDALLGPLPNIYPFIVNDPGEGAQAKRRTQAVIIDHLMPPLTRAETYGPLRNLELLADEYYEAQLLDPRRARELQRDILNLVRETHIDRELQLDAALNSDADAAIWLPRLDTYLCDLKESQIRDGLHIFGESPNGRLRIDTLLALLRIPRGDGKGAQSSLLRALAKAFGLGFDPLDCALAEPWAADCPEALRRISDEPWRTAGDTRERLELFAARLIEQALSDEVPQLDAPGWETVGSIIDNLRTVVAPRLDACGPAEMRGLLDALGGRFVPAGPSGAPSRGRLDVLPTGRNFFSVDVRNLPTTTAWRIGFQSANLILERHLQDHGDHLRQLGLSVWGTATMRTGGDDIAQAMALMGVRPVWATGSQRVDDFEILPLSLLDRPRVDVTLRVSGFFRDAFANLIRLFDAAVQAVADLQEPDDMNPLAAKVRGEREALLASGLEPEAAARQAGWRIFGAKPGAYGAGVQGAIDGRLWQSREDLAEVYLNWGGYAYGGSDEGTAAREQFSRRLSQVQAVVQNQDNREHDLLDSNDYYQFQGGMLAAVETLSGEAAASYHGDHSQPDLPKIRSLKEELNRVIRARAANPKWIEGVKRHGYKGAFELAATVDNLFAFDATTQLIDDHQYALLADAYLLDADTREFVRQHNPDALRDMTERMLEAQQRGMWQAPGEYREALENLLLDIEEDG, from the coding sequence ATGCACCTGCTCAGGACCCAGCCCGGCGGTTTCGTGTCGGATGACAACATAGCCGACCTGGGGCAAACCCCCGCCGAGCTGGTGATCCTGTGCAGCGGCGATTCCAGCCTGGCGCTGCTGGCCGAGGCGGCCAAGCAGTTGCCTGGTGACTATCCGGAATTTCGCCTCGCCAACCCGATGCAAGTGCAAAACCACGCCTCGGTGGACCTGTACTTCGACGACGTGCTGCGTCATGCCAAGGTCATTCTGTTGTCACTGCATGGCGGCATCGGTTATTGGCGCTACGGCATTGAACGCCTGATGGAACTGGCCGGGCGTGGCGTGAAGCTGATCCTGATACCGGGGGACGATCGTCCCGACCCGGAACTCAGCGACCTGAGCAACGTGCCCTTCGAGGACCGCGACCGGCTCTGGCAGTTTCTGCGTCAGGGTGGGTTGGGCAATGCCCTGGACCTGTTTCACAATGTGGGCAGCCAATGGTTTGGCCGCGATTACGCCTGGGCCGAGCCGCAAACGCTGCCGCGCACAGCGATCTACCACCCGGGGAAAACCAACGCCAGCCTTGGCGATTGGCAAGCCGACTGGCAGGCCGAACAACCGGTGGCGGCGGTGCTGTTCTATCGCTCGCACTTGCAAGCGGCGAACACCGCGTTCGTCGATGTGTTCTGCCAGCGGCTGCAAGCGGCGGGGCTCAATCCGCTGCCGATTGCCGTGGCCAGCCTCAAGGAGCCCGGTTGCCTAGCCTTGGTCGAAGATTGGCTGGATGAAGTCGCAGCCGGGGTGATCCTCAACACCACCGGCTTCGCCCAGTCCAGCCCGGAAGCCCCGCACCTGCGGCCGTTTCGCCGCGACATCCCGGTGATCCAGGCGATCTGCGCCCAGGACAACGAACCGGGCTGGCGTGCCAGCGAACAAGGCTTGGGACCGCGGGACCTGGCGATGCACATTGCCTTGCCGGAGCTGGACGGGCGGATCATCAGTCGGCCCATCAGCTTCAAGGACCTGGCCTGGCGCAGCGAGCGCAGCCAGAGCGATGTGGTCTGCTACCGGGCCGTGCCGGAACGCATGGATTTTGTCGCCGAACTGGCGCGGCGCTGGACCACGTTGGCGCGTTTGCCCAACGCCGAAAAGCGTGTGGCGCTGATCCTCGCCAACTACCCGACCCGGGACGGGCGCATCGGCAACGGCGTTGGCCTGGATACCCCGGCGGCGGCGCTGAATATCCTGCGCGCCATGCAGACCGAGGGCTATCTACTGCCGGCTGAATTGCCTGGGAGCGGCACCGCGTTGATCCAGCAATTGCTCGGCGGGGTCAGCAACGACCTGGACAGCCTCGACCTGCGGCCGTGTCACCAGAGCCTGGCCCTGGAAGCCTACCAGGCCATGTTCGACGCGCTGCCCGAGGGCAACCGCCAAGCGGTGCTCGAACGCTGGGGGGGGGCCGAGAAAGATCCCATGTTCCGTGACGGCCGCCTGATGGTCGCCGGCCTGCGCCTGGGCCTGACATTCGTCGGGATCCAGCCGGCCCGGGGTTATCAAGTCGATCCGAGTGCGGTGTACCACGACCCGGACCTGGTCCCGCCCCACGGTTATCTGGCGTTCTATTTCTGGTTGCGCAACACCTATGGCGCCCATGCAGTCATCCACGTCGGCAAGCATGGCAACCTCGAATGGCTGCCGGGCAAGGGCGTCGGGCTGTCGGAAAATTGCTGGCCGGACGCGCTGCTGGGACCGCTGCCGAACATCTATCCGTTCATCGTCAACGACCCGGGCGAGGGCGCCCAGGCCAAGCGCCGCACCCAGGCGGTGATTATCGACCACCTGATGCCGCCGCTGACCCGCGCCGAAACCTACGGGCCGCTGCGTAACCTCGAACTGTTGGCGGACGAATATTACGAGGCGCAATTGCTCGATCCGCGCCGTGCCCGAGAGCTGCAACGGGACATCCTCAACCTGGTGCGCGAGACGCACATCGACCGCGAGTTGCAACTCGACGCCGCCCTCAATAGCGACGCCGACGCGGCGATCTGGCTGCCGCGCCTGGACACCTACCTGTGCGATTTGAAGGAGTCGCAGATCCGCGATGGCCTGCACATTTTCGGCGAATCGCCCAACGGACGGCTGCGCATCGACACCTTGCTGGCGTTGTTGCGCATTCCCCGTGGCGATGGCAAGGGCGCGCAATCGAGCCTGCTGCGAGCGTTGGCCAAGGCGTTCGGGCTGGGTTTCGATCCGCTGGATTGCGCATTGGCCGAACCTTGGGCCGCAGACTGTCCCGAGGCCTTGCGCCGAATCAGCGACGAGCCTTGGCGCACTGCCGGCGATACCCGCGAGCGTCTGGAGTTGTTCGCCGCGCGGTTGATCGAGCAAGCGCTCAGCGATGAGGTGCCGCAACTTGACGCGCCGGGCTGGGAGACGGTGGGCAGCATCATCGACAACCTGCGCACCGTCGTGGCGCCGCGCTTGGACGCCTGTGGTCCGGCTGAGATGCGCGGCTTGCTCGATGCGCTGGGCGGGCGCTTCGTGCCGGCTGGCCCCAGTGGCGCGCCGAGCCGCGGGCGCCTGGATGTGCTGCCCACCGGACGCAATTTTTTCTCGGTGGACGTGCGCAACCTGCCCACCACCACGGCGTGGCGCATCGGTTTTCAATCGGCGAACCTGATCCTCGAGCGGCACTTGCAGGACCACGGCGATCACCTGCGCCAGCTCGGCCTGTCAGTCTGGGGCACCGCCACCATGCGCACCGGCGGCGATGATATTGCCCAGGCGATGGCACTGATGGGCGTGCGTCCGGTATGGGCCACGGGCAGCCAGCGGGTCGACGATTTCGAGATCCTGCCGTTGAGCCTGCTGGACCGGCCGCGGGTCGATGTCACGTTGCGGGTATCCGGGTTCTTCCGGGATGCCTTCGCCAACCTGATCCGGCTGTTCGATGCTGCCGTGCAGGCCGTCGCCGATTTGCAGGAACCGGACGACATGAATCCCTTGGCGGCGAAGGTGCGTGGCGAACGCGAAGCGCTGCTGGCGTCGGGCCTGGAGCCGGAAGCCGCTGCGCGACAGGCCGGCTGGCGGATTTTCGGTGCCAAGCCGGGCGCCTATGGCGCAGGCGTGCAGGGCGCGATCGACGGCCGCCTCTGGCAGAGTCGCGAAGACCTGGCCGAGGTGTACCTGAACTGGGGCGGCTACGCTTACGGCGGCAGCGATGAAGGCACCGCCGCACGAGAGCAGTTTTCCCGGCGCCTGAGCCAGGTGCAAGCGGTGGTGCAGAATCAGGATAATCGCGAGCACGACTTGCTCGATTCCAATGATTACTACCAATTCCAGGGCGGTATGCTGGCGGCGGTAGAGACCCTCAGCGGTGAAGCAGCGGCCAGTTACCATGGCGATCACAGCCAGCCGGACCTGCCGAAAATCCGCAGCCTGAAAGAAGAGCTCAATCGCGTTATCCGTGCCCGAGCGGCCAATCCGAAGTGGATTGAGGGCGTGAAGCGTCATGGCTACAAAGGCGCGTTCGAACTGGCGGCGACGGTGGACAATCTGTTCGCCTTCGACGCGACCACGCAGTTGATCGACGATCATCAGTACGCCTTGCTGGCCGATGCGTACCTGCTCGATGCGGATACTCGCGAGTTCGTCCGCCAGCACAACCCCGACGCCCTGCGGGACATGACCGAACGCATGCTCGAAGCGCAGCAGCGAGGGATGTGGCAGGCGCCGGGTGAGTATCGCGAGGCGTTGGAGAATTTGTTGTTGGACATCGAAGAGGATGGTTGA
- the nfuA gene encoding Fe-S biogenesis protein NfuA, with product MTAITITDAAHDYLADLLSKQNTPGIGIRIFITQPGTQYAETCIAYCKPGEEKPEDTALGLKSFTAYIDSFSEAFLDDAVVDYATDRMGGQLTIKAPNAKVPMVNADSPVNERINYYLQTEINPGLASHGGQVSLIDVVEDGIAVLQFGGGCQGCGQADVTLKEGIERTLLERIPELKGVRDVTDHTQKENAYY from the coding sequence ATGACCGCCATTACGATTACCGATGCCGCCCACGATTACCTGGCCGACCTGCTGTCCAAGCAGAACACCCCGGGTATCGGGATCCGCATCTTCATCACCCAGCCCGGCACCCAATACGCCGAGACGTGCATTGCCTACTGCAAGCCGGGGGAAGAGAAACCCGAAGACACCGCGCTGGGGCTCAAGAGCTTCACCGCGTATATCGACTCGTTCAGCGAAGCGTTCCTGGACGATGCCGTCGTCGACTACGCCACCGACCGCATGGGCGGCCAGCTGACCATCAAGGCCCCGAACGCCAAGGTGCCGATGGTCAACGCCGACAGCCCGGTCAACGAGCGCATCAATTATTACCTGCAAACCGAAATCAACCCGGGGCTGGCCAGCCACGGCGGCCAGGTTTCGCTGATCGACGTGGTGGAAGACGGCATCGCCGTGCTCCAGTTCGGCGGCGGCTGCCAGGGCTGCGGCCAGGCCGACGTGACTCTCAAGGAAGGCATCGAGCGCACCTTGCTCGAACGCATCCCGGAGCTCAAGGGCGTGCGCGACGTGACCGACCATACGCAGAAAGAAAACGCCTACTACTGA
- the cobW gene encoding cobalamin biosynthesis protein CobW produces MKTLAKLPVTIVTGFLGSGKTTLLRHMLDNAQGRRIAVIVNEFGELGIDGEILKQCSIGCTEEEANGRVYELANGCLCCTVQEEFFPVMRELVARRGDLDHILIETSGLALPKPLVQAFQWPEIRSACTVDAVITVVDSPAVAAGTFAAFPDQVDAQRKLDPNLDHESPLHELFADQLASADLVILNKADLISPEDLAKVRLEVAEELPPAVKVIEASSGRLPLDVLIGLGAGSEEHIDGRHSHHDHHHDGDDDDHDHDHDAFDSISIELPQADESQLLDALTQLVVQHGVLRVKGFAAIPNKPMRLLIQGVGTRFDKHFDRQWGAEEARVTRLVLIGQALDAALLEAQLRAALSA; encoded by the coding sequence ATGAAAACACTGGCCAAGCTCCCCGTCACCATCGTTACCGGTTTCCTCGGCTCGGGTAAAACCACCTTGCTGCGGCACATGCTCGACAATGCCCAGGGCCGGCGTATCGCCGTCATCGTCAACGAATTCGGCGAGCTGGGCATCGACGGCGAGATCCTCAAGCAGTGCTCCATCGGTTGCACCGAAGAAGAGGCCAACGGTCGTGTCTACGAGCTGGCCAACGGTTGCCTGTGTTGCACGGTGCAGGAAGAGTTCTTCCCGGTGATGCGCGAGCTGGTAGCGCGGCGCGGCGACCTCGACCACATCCTGATCGAAACCTCCGGCCTGGCCCTGCCCAAGCCGCTGGTCCAGGCCTTCCAATGGCCGGAAATCCGTAGCGCCTGCACGGTCGATGCGGTGATCACCGTGGTCGACAGTCCGGCCGTGGCCGCCGGCACCTTCGCTGCGTTCCCCGACCAGGTCGATGCCCAGCGCAAACTCGATCCGAACCTGGACCATGAATCACCGCTGCATGAATTGTTCGCCGATCAGCTGGCGAGCGCCGACCTGGTGATCCTCAACAAAGCCGACCTGATCAGCCCTGAAGACCTGGCGAAAGTACGCCTGGAAGTCGCCGAAGAGCTGCCACCGGCGGTCAAGGTCATCGAAGCCAGCAGCGGTCGCCTGCCGCTGGACGTGCTGATCGGTCTGGGCGCCGGCTCCGAAGAACACATCGACGGTCGCCACAGCCATCACGATCATCACCATGACGGCGACGATGACGACCATGACCATGACCATGACGCTTTCGATTCGATTTCCATCGAACTGCCCCAGGCCGACGAAAGCCAGTTACTGGACGCGCTGACGCAACTGGTGGTCCAGCACGGCGTGTTGCGGGTCAAGGGTTTCGCGGCGATCCCGAACAAGCCGATGCGCCTGTTGATCCAGGGTGTCGGCACGCGCTTTGACAAGCATTTCGACCGTCAGTGGGGCGCCGAGGAAGCACGAGTGACCCGCCTGGTGCTGATCGGCCAGGCGCTGGACGCCGCGTTGCTTGAAGCGCAACTGCGCGCCGCCCTCAGCGCCTAA
- a CDS encoding fatty acid cis/trans isomerase — translation MPYRVLFGSLLLSLSFSAAAGNSTPAISYTRDIQPIFTEKCVACHACYDSACQLNLGSGEGVARGASKLSVYDGERREAAAPTRLFYDATGQRAWQQKGFYSVLDAQGSQAALMARMLELGHRAPLQPNAKLPEDIMLGLNRDNSCPMPGQFDEYAVVHPKEGMPLAVTGLTDQQYQTLQRWLAAGAPIDQQALAPSAAEALQVVQWENLLNAPGARQSLVGRWLFEHWFLAHIYFKDGEPGHFFQWVRSRTPTGQPIDLINTRRPNDDPGTRIYYRLWPVQGVIVHKTHITYGLSAAKMARIKSLFYSGNWQVDALPGYGPERRANPFSTFEAIPAQARYQFMLDNAEYFVRTFIRGPVCRGQIATDVIRDNFWALFQAPEHDLYITDPNYRGQATPLLAMPGQNDDVGSVVSLWLDYRDKRNAYEALRRDSYADAPAPSWSTLWAGNDNALLSIFRHFDSASVTKGLIGEVPQTMWLFDFPLLERTYYQLAVNFDVFGNVSHQAQTRLYFDLIRNGAEQNFLRLMPADSREGYLDDWYQAGGKVKMWLDYEAIDDDKPTALKLDEHDPKRDFAQQLLARYGDLNARPDPINRCDGAYCSRPNIDPMLQNAEQALSRLVSRPAAGLKVIDQLPEATLLRVETAGGHREIYSLLRNRAHSNVAFLLGEEMRYQPGLDTLTVYPGVLSSYPNFIFNIAAGQVPAFVDAMESAQDAPAFERIVERWGIRRSHPQFWQYFHDLSQYIRETEPLEAGVLDMNRYQNL, via the coding sequence ATGCCGTACCGCGTCTTATTCGGCAGTCTCCTGCTGTCGTTGTCTTTTAGCGCAGCCGCCGGGAATTCCACTCCGGCGATTTCCTATACCCGCGACATTCAGCCGATCTTCACGGAAAAATGCGTGGCGTGCCATGCCTGCTACGACTCTGCCTGCCAACTGAACCTGGGCAGCGGTGAAGGTGTGGCGCGGGGCGCGAGCAAGCTCTCGGTGTATGACGGCGAGCGGCGCGAGGCGGCCGCTCCGACCCGCTTGTTCTACGACGCCACCGGTCAGCGCGCCTGGCAACAGAAGGGCTTCTATTCGGTGCTCGACGCCCAAGGCAGCCAGGCGGCATTGATGGCGCGGATGTTGGAACTCGGACACCGTGCGCCGCTGCAGCCCAACGCCAAGTTGCCGGAAGACATCATGCTTGGGCTCAACCGTGACAACAGTTGCCCAATGCCAGGGCAATTCGATGAGTACGCTGTGGTGCACCCGAAAGAAGGCATGCCCCTGGCTGTCACGGGCCTAACCGATCAGCAATATCAGACCCTCCAGCGCTGGCTGGCTGCAGGCGCCCCCATCGATCAGCAAGCCCTGGCCCCGAGCGCCGCCGAAGCCTTGCAAGTGGTGCAATGGGAAAACCTGCTTAATGCGCCGGGTGCCCGGCAGAGCCTGGTGGGCCGCTGGTTATTCGAGCATTGGTTCCTGGCCCATATCTATTTCAAGGACGGCGAGCCAGGACATTTTTTCCAGTGGGTGCGTTCGCGCACGCCCACTGGCCAGCCCATCGACCTGATCAATACCCGCCGCCCCAACGACGACCCTGGCACGCGCATCTATTATCGGCTGTGGCCGGTACAAGGAGTGATTGTGCACAAGACCCACATCACTTACGGCTTGAGCGCGGCCAAGATGGCGCGGATCAAGAGCCTGTTCTACAGCGGCAACTGGCAGGTCGATGCATTGCCAGGCTACGGGCCGGAGCGGCGAGCGAACCCGTTCTCCACCTTCGAAGCGATCCCGGCCCAGGCCCGCTACCAGTTCATGCTCGACAATGCCGAGTATTTCGTGCGCACCTTCATCCGAGGGCCGGTGTGCCGGGGCCAGATCGCCACGGACGTGATCCGCGACAACTTCTGGGCGCTGTTCCAGGCCCCGGAACACGATCTGTACATCACCGACCCGAACTACCGAGGCCAGGCCACGCCGCTGCTGGCGATGCCGGGGCAGAACGATGATGTGGGCAGCGTTGTCAGCCTGTGGCTCGATTATCGGGACAAGCGCAACGCATACGAAGCCTTGCGCCGCGACAGCTATGCCGATGCGCCGGCCCCCAGTTGGTCGACGCTATGGGCTGGTAACGACAATGCGCTGCTGAGCATCTTCCGGCATTTCGATAGCGCCTCGGTGACCAAAGGCCTGATCGGAGAGGTGCCGCAAACGATGTGGTTGTTCGATTTTCCACTGTTGGAGCGTACTTATTATCAATTGGCGGTGAACTTCGATGTGTTCGGCAACGTGTCCCACCAAGCGCAGACCCGGTTGTATTTCGATTTGATCCGCAACGGTGCCGAGCAGAACTTCCTGCGCCTGATGCCCGCCGACTCCCGGGAAGGCTACCTCGACGACTGGTACCAGGCCGGCGGCAAAGTGAAAATGTGGCTCGACTACGAGGCCATCGACGATGACAAGCCGACCGCGCTCAAGCTTGACGAACACGACCCCAAGCGTGATTTCGCCCAGCAATTGCTGGCCCGTTATGGCGACTTGAATGCGCGCCCGGATCCGATCAACCGCTGCGACGGTGCTTATTGTTCGCGGCCCAACATCGATCCGATGCTGCAAAACGCCGAGCAGGCCCTCAGTCGCCTGGTGTCGCGTCCGGCGGCGGGGCTCAAGGTGATCGACCAACTGCCGGAAGCGACCCTGCTGCGCGTCGAGACTGCCGGCGGCCACCGTGAAATCTATAGCCTGCTGCGCAACCGTGCCCACAGCAACGTGGCGTTCCTGCTGGGCGAGGAAATGCGCTACCAGCCGGGGCTGGACACTCTGACGGTCTACCCGGGCGTGCTCAGCAGCTACCCCAATTTCATTTTCAATATTGCGGCGGGGCAAGTGCCGGCGTTCGTCGATGCCATGGAGAGCGCTCAGGATGCGCCGGCGTTCGAGCGGATTGTCGAGCGTTGGGGGATTCGTCGCAGCCATCCGCAGTTCTGGCAGTACTTTCATGATCTGAGCCAGTACATCCGGGAGACAGAGCCGCTGGAAGCCGGTGTGCTGGATATGAATCGTTATCAGAACCTCTGA
- a CDS encoding CbtB domain-containing protein: MSTIISSTARSTSSTTTLSQRLSAAILASILGAGLVYFAGFSHIEAVHNAAHDTRHSAAFPCH; this comes from the coding sequence ATGTCGACCATCATCAGCAGCACCGCCCGCTCCACCAGCAGCACCACTACCCTGAGCCAACGCCTGAGTGCGGCGATCCTTGCTTCGATCCTGGGCGCCGGGCTGGTCTATTTCGCTGGTTTCTCCCATATCGAAGCCGTGCACAACGCCGCCCACGACACCCGTCACAGCGCCGCCTTTCCGTGCCATTGA